From Bacteroidota bacterium, a single genomic window includes:
- a CDS encoding ROK family protein: MSKQVAVGIDFGGTNIKAGLVDADGAILCDARVRTQAKQGADHVLGRLAEAIEQVAQHCPGGSRICGVGIGAPGKVSLDQTTLIKPPNFSGWDEVNLSEALADVARGPVVVENDANCAGLGSASWGAGRDFDSFVMVTLGTGVGGAIIHENKLFRGATGGAGELGHMSIDYEGPYDRSGVAGAAEAYLGLNYLSHHARYQLHTRPSVLHAWAGRDLGRLSPKMLHQAAEQGDEPAREVLAWAGHKLGCVLASVVNLLDIRKLVVGGGVSAAGDYLLGPARLALQGAVMPSFAEGLELVRETRGNEVGILGAARLAFEAAAEGG; the protein is encoded by the coding sequence ATGTCAAAGCAGGTCGCTGTCGGGATAGACTTCGGCGGTACGAACATCAAGGCGGGCCTCGTCGACGCGGACGGGGCGATCCTCTGCGATGCCCGCGTGCGCACCCAGGCGAAGCAGGGCGCGGACCACGTCCTCGGCCGCCTCGCCGAGGCCATCGAGCAGGTCGCGCAGCATTGCCCGGGCGGGTCCCGGATCTGCGGCGTTGGGATCGGCGCGCCGGGCAAGGTCTCGCTCGACCAGACGACGCTCATCAAGCCGCCCAATTTTTCGGGCTGGGACGAGGTCAACCTCAGCGAAGCGCTCGCCGACGTTGCCCGCGGGCCGGTCGTGGTCGAGAACGATGCCAACTGCGCGGGCCTCGGCTCGGCCTCGTGGGGGGCGGGCCGCGACTTCGACTCGTTCGTCATGGTGACGCTCGGCACGGGCGTCGGCGGCGCAATCATCCACGAGAACAAGCTCTTCCGGGGCGCGACCGGCGGCGCGGGCGAACTCGGGCACATGTCGATCGACTACGAGGGGCCCTACGACCGGAGCGGCGTCGCGGGGGCCGCCGAGGCGTACCTCGGGCTGAACTACCTCTCGCACCACGCCCGCTACCAGCTCCACACCCGTCCCAGCGTCCTCCACGCGTGGGCGGGGCGCGACCTCGGCCGCCTCTCCCCGAAGATGCTCCACCAGGCCGCCGAGCAGGGCGACGAGCCGGCGCGCGAAGTCCTCGCGTGGGCCGGGCACAAGCTCGGCTGCGTCCTCGCCTCGGTCGTCAACCTCCTCGACATCCGCAAACTCGTCGTCGGCGGCGGCGTCTCGGCGGCGGGCGACTACCTCCTCGGCCCGGCGCGCCTGGCGCTGCAGGGGGCCGTCATGCCGAGCTTCGCCGAGGGGCTCGAGCTGGTGCGCGAGACGCGGGGCAACGAGGTGGGCATCCTCGGCGCAGCGCGGCTGGCCTTCGAAGCCGCCGCCGAGGGTGGGTGA
- a CDS encoding septum formation initiator family protein: MSRRQTASGSRFRRGLLLLGLAVAAVWFAFFDSHSLVQRVRYYAEAQALAAENTRLQEANRALERDLDAGLSDEVVEQVAREQYGMRRPGETVYPVKESEDRE, translated from the coding sequence ATGAGCCGCCGCCAGACTGCTTCGGGCTCGCGCTTTCGGCGCGGGCTGCTGCTGCTCGGCCTCGCCGTGGCGGCGGTGTGGTTTGCGTTCTTCGACAGCCACAGCCTCGTCCAGCGCGTGCGGTACTACGCCGAGGCGCAGGCACTCGCAGCGGAGAACACCCGGCTCCAGGAGGCCAACCGCGCACTCGAGCGCGACCTCGACGCGGGACTGTCGGACGAGGTGGTCGAGCAGGTAGCCCGCGAGCAGTACGGGATGCGACGTCCCGGCGAGACGGTCTACCCGGTTAAAGAGTCGGAGGATAGAGAATAG